The genomic region TACTTCTCCAATCCCCAGTATTACTTTCAAGTGAGTGATCAGTATGTGATGAACAAATTGAAGTTAATTCTGTTCCCATTCCTGCATAAGGTATATGCAATAGCAAGTAAATATTACCTTCTGTTTCCATCTCAGAAGTTGACacactctttctttttcctccagGGACACTGGATGAGAGCAACAGAAACAGTAGGGGGTGAATTCTCTTACAAGCCTCCAATTCATGACATAAATGCACCTGATCTGTACATCCCATTGATGGCATTTGGCACTTATGTGGTTCTAGCGGGCTTCTTTCTAGGCATCAATGGAAAGCAAGTCCAACCTCCCTTTTAATCTTCTTGTTTCGTTTAAACCATTTGGCAAATATAACAAATTTCCTTGTTTTCCAGATTTAGTCCTGAAGCTGTAGGCCTGCAAGCTACGAATGGACTGCTTTGCTGGTTATTCCAAGTCCTTCTACTCGAAGCAACACTGCACACACTTGGAGACGGAGACGTGCCATTGCTCGACATCATTGCTTATGGAGGGTACACTTTTGCTGTAGTTTCGGTTGTTCTACTCTGCAGGATCCTATGGAGTCACTGCTTCTATGTAGTTACATTGTGGGAATGTTTCTGTATGGGAATGCTGCTTGTGAAGATCATGAAGAGAATTCTGATTGCGGAGGTGAGAAGGTCTGAGAACCATTCAAGCAAACGCCATTATCTTCTACTTCTAGTAGCTGTTGCTCAGGTCCCATTGCTCTTTTGGCTTGGAAATATTGCTGTGTGAGTTCTAACAAGTAACAACCTGATTGGGGGCAGATTGATTTGTCCATAACATTATGCTTAAAATGcagttatgaaaataataataataaaattatatcaaaGATTTAGATTATATGGATTtctattaatcaaaattttaatgtcaTCATTATACTAAATTCAcgatatatatgaaaaatcttaaaaaaaaaaaaagattcgAATCTTAAAATTTCACGTATCTTAAgcattataaaattatgaattttatcgataaaatattaataaatttgttaatattgaaaattatgatgaattttttatttataaaaaataatttttaataatactACATCATTTGTGGTATAATACTTTGTCAGTGAATCTAAtatgaattataatttaatttaataatattaaaatttaaaatccaaaTCCACCGAATTAGCTATAAGTAAGAGTGTAGGTCGCAACCTAATACCCCACGGTCCCATTCAGAATTGGAATCCTCGTCAGACCGCAAACTCTTATCTTCTGCCTTGTCATCGTGCGCTCCAGAACGCAGCGTTGCGATACAGTGGAAACTTCCCGACACGTGGCGCACAGAGTAACTCCAGGGAAAACGCTGtttaaatagatattttaaCCGCCACGTAAAACGTTGGTGGTCGGagacagttttttttttttttatgtgtttttttACAGTGGCGTGCGCCAATGCTTAAAACGCCCGACGAATCTGGTCAGACCCAGATTCAATTTTTACTACACTTCCAaaaactctttatttatttatttgttaattaactcctgataataaaaaataataataaagaccTATATATAGCCCAAAGCAAAAACTTCCTCAAtttgaattttccttttttttttagattttttctctttcaaattACACCTTCTTATTTGTAGGATTCGTAAGATTTCCAAGGAAGAGTTCAGGtatttttccttcttattATCTGTTGGGTGTTTACGAGAATTTGGTTTGTTTTCGAATTTTTTTATAGGTTTGGTCTTTGATTTTGTTTGCCTTTGAGGTTTCGATTTAATTCTGATTGATTGATCTATTAGTCAGGGTCTCAAATTCGAATCTTGGtatcattttgttttgtatcTGAAAAATTGCAGATTGTAGGTTGGATTTTCAATTGCGGATCatgagttttctttttcttttttttttattattgttccTGTTCCAATGAGAAAAAGATCCGCTCTTTTAAAGAccctttttttataatttgctTATTGGAATGAATAATTGTCAAAATCCATGCTTTCTTGGTTTAATTTCTGAAATATTTTTGGGggtgtttttatttaatctgCGATTATTTCCAAAGGAGAGGGAAAAGgcaaatgaatttaaaaatttgtagCTGAAAAAGTTTCTTTCTTGGAAATTTATGCTTTTTAAATTGTTTGGGTATCTGAATTTTGAGTTTTATTTGACTATATTGCAGGAGATTTGCTGAAATCAAAAGATGTTAGAGCAGTTGCTGATATTTACCAGGGGAGGGTTAATCCTCTGGACATGTAAAGAGCTTGGGAATGCTCTTAAAGGGTCACCAATTGACACCCTGATCCGGTCCTGTCTGTTGGAGGAGCGCTCTGGTGCTGCATCATATAACTATGATGCCCCTGGTGCTTCTTACACCCTCAAATGGACCTTCCATAATGAGCTTGGCCTTGTTTTTGTTGCTGTCTATCAGCGTATTCTCCATCTTTTGTATGTGGACGATCTTCTTGCAT from Theobroma cacao cultivar B97-61/B2 chromosome 9, Criollo_cocoa_genome_V2, whole genome shotgun sequence harbors:
- the LOC18587827 gene encoding protein YIF1A: MAIFNTQGEEGCVQIIVQPAGKEQMNPFGDALYGAGTDLIKTELGAYGEKLFRSGSAYVPGNISRYFSNPQYYFQVSDQYVMNKLKLILFPFLHKGHWMRATETVGGEFSYKPPIHDINAPDLYIPLMAFGTYVVLAGFFLGINGKFSPEAVGLQATNGLLCWLFQVLLLEATLHTLGDGDVPLLDIIAYGGYTFAVVSVVLLCRILWSHCFYVVTLWECFCMGMLLVKIMKRILIAEVRRSENHSSKRHYLLLLVAVAQVPLLFWLGNIAV